In Nitrospinota bacterium, the following proteins share a genomic window:
- a CDS encoding FKBP-type peptidyl-prolyl cis-trans isomerase encodes MFSFCLIISVNVCIASENFKIIDVKKGAGKEAVAGKMVSVHYTGWLYDGSAESLKGKKFDSSRDRPGNFTFPLGAGRVIKGWDKGVKGMMVGGKRTLIIPPSMGYGARGAGGVIPPNATLIFDVELIDVH; translated from the coding sequence ATGTTTTCTTTTTGTCTAATTATATCGGTCAATGTTTGTATTGCTAGTGAGAATTTTAAAATAATTGATGTGAAAAAAGGAGCTGGTAAGGAAGCAGTTGCTGGTAAGATGGTGAGTGTTCATTATACAGGATGGCTTTACGATGGCTCTGCTGAATCTCTTAAAGGTAAAAAATTTGATAGTTCACGTGATCGTCCGGGCAATTTCACATTTCCATTAGGTGCCGGCAGAGTGATAAAGGGTTGGGATAAAGGTGTGAAGGGCATGATGGTAGGTGGCAAACGAACCCTTATTATACCTCCGTCTATGGGTTATGGTGCACGTGGTGCTGGGGGTGTTATCCCACCCAATGCTACTTTGATTTTTGATGTTGAGTTGATTGATGTACACTAA